In Paenibacillus larvae subsp. larvae, the following proteins share a genomic window:
- the leuS gene encoding leucine--tRNA ligase encodes MAHSKEQNGYNPNVIEPKWQAYWEENKTFRTEEQSGKPKFYALDMFPYPSGAGLHVGHPEGYTATDILSRYKRMRGYNVLHPMGWDAFGLPAEQHALDTGEHPRDITVKNINTFRRQIKSLGFSYDWDREISTTDPNYYKWTQWIFIQLYKKGLAYVDEIPVNWCEALGTVLANEEVIDGKSERGGHPVIRKPMRQWVLKITEYAERLLDDLEELDWPESLKDMQRNWIGKSKGAEVTFDIEGHDRKITVFTTRPDTLFGATYCVLAPEHELIKVITTRDQQKAVRDYQEKAARKSDLERTDLAKDKTGVFTGAYAINPVNGAKLPIWIADYVLSSYGTGAIMAVPAHDQRDWEFAKQYDLPIIEVLEGGDVEKEAFDGDGLHINSGFLDSLNKEEGIARMIEWLEKEGKGREKVTYRLRDWLFSRQRYWGEPIPILHLEDGTIKTVPEDQLPLLLPDVDHIKPSGTGESPLANVTDWVNMVDPETGMKARRETNTMPQWAGSCWYYLRYIDPHNDKELCSFEKQMEWLPVDLYIGGVEHAVLHLLYARFWHKVLYDLGIVTTKEPFHKLVNQGMILGENMEKMSKSRGNVVNPDVIVDEYGADTLRLYEMFMGPLEVTKPWNTNGVEGAHRFLNRIWRLFINDSGELSGKISKTEKNGSDSFKRVWHKTVKKVTEDMEALRFNTAISQLMIFVNEAYKTDVLPYEAMKDFVQMLSPIAPHIAEELWEKLGGESTVSYEPWPSYEEAWTVENEVEIVVQVNGKIVERIKIAQNTDKAEMESIAKGLDKVKQACEGKTIRKVIAVPGKLVNIVAN; translated from the coding sequence ATGGCGCACAGCAAAGAACAAAATGGCTACAATCCGAATGTCATAGAGCCGAAATGGCAGGCATATTGGGAGGAAAACAAAACATTCAGGACAGAGGAACAGTCCGGTAAACCGAAATTTTATGCCCTGGATATGTTCCCTTATCCTTCCGGAGCAGGTCTGCACGTGGGTCACCCTGAAGGGTACACGGCTACGGATATTTTATCCCGCTACAAACGAATGAGAGGCTACAATGTCCTTCATCCGATGGGATGGGATGCTTTCGGCCTTCCCGCCGAGCAGCATGCGCTGGATACCGGAGAACACCCGCGTGATATTACGGTTAAAAACATCAATACGTTTCGCAGACAAATTAAATCACTCGGATTTTCCTATGATTGGGATCGCGAAATAAGCACAACCGATCCGAATTACTATAAATGGACCCAATGGATTTTTATTCAACTTTACAAAAAGGGTCTGGCTTATGTGGACGAGATACCTGTCAACTGGTGTGAAGCTCTTGGTACGGTATTGGCTAATGAAGAGGTCATTGACGGAAAAAGCGAGCGTGGAGGCCATCCGGTTATCCGTAAACCGATGCGACAGTGGGTACTTAAAATCACGGAATATGCGGAGCGTTTGCTGGATGATCTGGAGGAACTGGACTGGCCTGAGAGCCTTAAAGATATGCAGCGGAATTGGATCGGGAAATCCAAGGGGGCGGAAGTTACCTTTGACATTGAGGGCCATGACCGGAAGATAACCGTCTTTACAACGCGTCCTGACACTCTGTTTGGGGCTACCTATTGTGTACTTGCTCCAGAACATGAACTTATCAAGGTTATTACAACCAGAGACCAGCAGAAAGCAGTGCGTGACTATCAGGAGAAAGCAGCCCGAAAGAGTGACTTGGAGCGTACTGATTTGGCTAAAGATAAAACCGGAGTATTTACCGGAGCCTATGCGATTAATCCGGTCAATGGTGCCAAGCTGCCGATTTGGATTGCTGATTACGTATTATCCAGCTACGGCACCGGAGCCATTATGGCTGTACCGGCCCATGACCAGCGGGACTGGGAATTTGCGAAACAATATGATCTGCCGATCATTGAAGTGCTGGAAGGCGGAGATGTGGAAAAAGAAGCCTTTGATGGTGACGGATTGCACATTAATTCCGGATTCCTAGATAGTTTGAATAAAGAAGAGGGCATTGCCCGCATGATTGAATGGCTCGAGAAAGAGGGCAAAGGACGGGAGAAAGTAACCTACCGGCTTAGAGACTGGCTGTTCAGCCGCCAGCGTTACTGGGGAGAGCCGATTCCTATTCTTCATCTGGAAGACGGCACCATAAAAACTGTTCCGGAGGATCAGCTTCCTCTGCTTCTTCCTGATGTGGATCACATCAAACCGTCCGGTACGGGTGAATCTCCACTGGCCAATGTGACGGATTGGGTAAATATGGTGGACCCGGAGACCGGTATGAAAGCACGGCGCGAGACCAATACAATGCCGCAATGGGCAGGAAGCTGCTGGTATTATTTGCGGTATATTGATCCTCATAACGACAAGGAGCTTTGTTCTTTTGAGAAGCAGATGGAATGGCTTCCTGTAGACCTCTACATTGGAGGAGTCGAGCACGCTGTTCTTCATCTGCTTTATGCCCGTTTCTGGCACAAGGTTCTGTATGATCTTGGTATAGTCACAACGAAGGAGCCGTTCCATAAACTCGTTAACCAAGGCATGATCCTGGGTGAAAACATGGAGAAAATGAGCAAATCACGCGGTAATGTGGTAAACCCTGATGTCATCGTGGATGAATACGGTGCGGATACTCTTCGCCTGTACGAAATGTTCATGGGACCTCTTGAAGTGACAAAGCCATGGAATACCAACGGGGTAGAAGGGGCTCACCGTTTCTTAAACCGTATCTGGAGACTTTTCATAAATGACAGCGGGGAACTAAGCGGGAAGATCAGTAAAACGGAGAAGAACGGAAGTGATTCCTTCAAGCGGGTTTGGCATAAAACCGTCAAGAAAGTAACCGAAGATATGGAAGCTTTGCGTTTTAATACGGCGATCAGCCAATTGATGATTTTTGTCAATGAAGCGTACAAAACCGATGTGCTGCCGTACGAAGCCATGAAGGATTTTGTCCAAATGCTGTCTCCGATTGCCCCTCACATAGCTGAAGAGTTATGGGAAAAACTGGGCGGGGAAAGTACAGTTTCTTACGAGCCTTGGCCTTCTTATGAAGAAGCCTGGACGGTAGAGAATGAAGTAGAGATCGTAGTACAGGTCAATGGCAAGATCGTCGAACGCATCAAGATTGCCCAGAATACGGACAAAGCCGAAATGGAGTCTATCGCCAAGGGACTGGACAAAGTGAAGCAAGCCTGCGAAGGCAAAACGATCCGCAAAGTGATCGCCGTGCCCGGCAAGCTGGTAAACATTGTAGCCAATTAA
- a CDS encoding deoxycytidylate deaminase, which translates to MTERKDWDTYFMDIAYMASTRSQCSRRHVGAVLVKGKKLLGTAYNGAPMGVPDCSEAGCMLVEEYELKVVDGKEEMIRKQRCIRTIHAEQNLLLFTDREDREGATVYVTDQPCWTCANMLANSGATEIVYHRPYPKDMKKVTELMQSRGMVFRQLDGYTPRLVP; encoded by the coding sequence ATGACAGAACGAAAAGATTGGGACACTTATTTCATGGACATCGCCTATATGGCATCGACCCGTTCCCAGTGCAGCAGGAGACATGTAGGTGCTGTTCTGGTTAAAGGAAAGAAACTGCTGGGCACCGCTTATAACGGAGCACCTATGGGAGTTCCGGACTGCTCGGAGGCCGGTTGTATGCTGGTGGAGGAATATGAGCTGAAAGTGGTGGACGGCAAGGAAGAAATGATCCGCAAGCAGCGCTGTATCCGTACGATCCATGCGGAACAAAATTTACTGCTTTTCACTGACCGGGAAGACCGGGAAGGTGCCACTGTTTATGTAACGGACCAGCCTTGCTGGACGTGTGCAAATATGCTGGCCAACAGTGGAGCAACTGAGATCGTGTATCATCGCCCCTATCCGAAGGATATGAAGAAAGTAACAGAGCTAATGCAGAGCCGGGGTATGGTTTTCAGGCAGTTGGATGGCTACACACCCCGGCTGGTACCGTAA
- a CDS encoding ComEA family DNA-binding protein, with amino-acid sequence MVYELKVKLDKKWLAAGIGFMIMISLAWLFWKTSSGTAGHQLMSLNKEMEGRLQRQKQPETQGNTASASPVQQESKTPSPDLASPAGQIAETSPVSTIDPVPAKEESNKAGKKTVNINTATEQQLIELPGIGKSKAKAILAYRQQKGTFRSIRELLEVKGIGEKMLAKLIPYMRLNN; translated from the coding sequence ATGGTTTATGAATTGAAGGTAAAGCTGGATAAAAAGTGGCTGGCGGCCGGTATAGGTTTTATGATCATGATTAGTTTGGCCTGGTTATTTTGGAAAACGTCAAGCGGTACGGCAGGACATCAGTTGATGTCCTTAAATAAAGAGATGGAAGGGAGGCTTCAAAGGCAAAAACAGCCTGAGACACAGGGAAATACAGCTTCAGCTTCGCCCGTCCAGCAAGAAAGCAAAACACCATCACCTGATTTAGCTTCGCCTGCGGGACAGATTGCAGAAACATCACCAGTTTCAACTATAGATCCCGTACCGGCAAAGGAAGAAAGCAACAAAGCAGGAAAAAAGACAGTCAATATAAACACAGCCACGGAACAGCAACTGATAGAACTTCCCGGAATAGGGAAAAGCAAAGCCAAGGCGATACTGGCATACAGGCAGCAGAAAGGCACTTTTCGTTCTATCCGTGAATTGCTTGAGGTAAAGGGAATCGGCGAGAAAATGCTGGCCAAGCTCATCCCTTATATGCGTCTTAATAACTGA
- the comER gene encoding late competence protein ComER, with translation MRTGFIGTGSMGSILVEAFVRSKALNPDQIILANRTISKASSLANSYPGLKVSPSNKELVKQSDVIFICVKPLEYKQVVDEIQQGLHPSQTVVSITSAVLLKHLENLLTCKIIKMIPSITNYTLSGSVLCMYGQRVLPEDKEQFENLISQIGSPVCVEEEYTRVSSDLASCGPAFLAFFLQKWIDAAVEMTGIPPEHATILANEMTLGTGMLLTSGGFTPFELQKRVSVPGGITAKALHMMESELGNIFHQLVRITHDKYEEDLAKVEYLFKEKQ, from the coding sequence ATGAGAACGGGATTTATAGGTACAGGTAGTATGGGGAGCATCCTGGTAGAGGCGTTTGTTCGCTCAAAAGCGTTAAACCCGGACCAGATTATATTGGCGAACCGGACTATAAGTAAAGCCAGCAGTCTCGCTAATTCTTATCCAGGATTGAAGGTATCCCCTTCTAATAAAGAGCTGGTGAAACAAAGCGATGTTATTTTTATTTGTGTAAAGCCCCTTGAATATAAACAGGTGGTGGATGAGATTCAACAGGGACTTCACCCGTCTCAAACCGTTGTTTCCATCACAAGCGCCGTACTGCTGAAGCATTTGGAAAATCTGCTGACCTGCAAGATTATCAAAATGATTCCAAGCATTACGAATTACACATTAAGTGGTAGCGTCTTGTGCATGTATGGTCAACGAGTGCTTCCCGAGGATAAAGAGCAATTTGAAAACCTGATCAGCCAGATCGGCTCACCGGTTTGTGTAGAGGAGGAATATACGAGAGTAAGTTCAGACCTTGCGAGCTGCGGACCGGCTTTTCTCGCTTTTTTCCTGCAGAAATGGATTGATGCTGCGGTTGAAATGACAGGCATTCCGCCTGAACATGCCACAATTTTGGCGAATGAGATGACCCTTGGAACAGGCATGCTTCTGACCAGTGGAGGATTTACTCCTTTTGAACTGCAGAAGCGCGTGTCCGTTCCGGGCGGTATAACCGCCAAGGCCCTCCACATGATGGAAAGCGAGCTAGGGAATATATTCCACCAGCTCGTTCGCATCACTCATGATAAATATGAAGAGGATCTCGCAAAGGTAGAGTATCTCTTCAAAGAAAAACAGTAA
- a CDS encoding homocysteine synthase codes for MTEERKFALETLAVHAGQDLDSSTLSRAVPLYQTTSYGFRDTDHAADLFGLKEFGNIYTRIMNPTTDVFEKRVAALEGAPAALATASGQAAITYAILNIAGSGDEIVSSSSLYGGTYNLFSNTLAKLGIRVRFVDVSKPDNFREAITNKTKAIFAEVIGNPQGKVLDIEKVAAIAHEHGIPLIVDNTFPSPYLLRPIEHGADIVVHSATKFIGGHGTSIGGIIVDGGKFDWKASGKFPGLTEPDPSYDGLVYTEAVGPIAYITKARVQLLRDMGATISPFNSFLLLQGLETLHLRMERHSRNALQVAQFLEGHEAVEWVSYAGLESHESYNLAQKYLPKGQGAILTFEIKGGVEAGKKLIHSVKLFSHLANVGDSKSLIIHPASTTHLQLNAEEQLSAGVTPGMIRLSIGTEFIDDILFDLKQAIEASQA; via the coding sequence ATGACGGAAGAACGTAAATTTGCGCTCGAAACCCTTGCGGTTCATGCAGGGCAGGATTTGGATTCAAGTACGCTTTCAAGGGCAGTTCCCTTGTATCAAACGACTTCATACGGATTCCGGGATACCGACCATGCCGCGGATTTATTTGGACTTAAGGAATTTGGAAATATTTACACCAGGATCATGAATCCGACGACAGATGTATTTGAAAAACGTGTAGCCGCTTTGGAAGGAGCCCCTGCTGCACTCGCCACGGCTTCAGGTCAGGCTGCCATCACTTATGCCATATTAAATATTGCCGGCTCAGGGGATGAGATTGTTTCGTCCAGCAGTCTTTATGGCGGTACATATAATTTGTTCTCTAATACTCTGGCTAAACTCGGGATTCGTGTCCGGTTTGTAGATGTTTCAAAACCGGATAATTTCAGAGAAGCGATCACGAATAAAACAAAAGCTATTTTTGCAGAAGTCATAGGCAATCCTCAAGGGAAAGTTCTGGATATTGAAAAAGTGGCAGCCATTGCCCATGAGCACGGGATTCCCCTGATTGTAGACAATACGTTCCCGAGCCCTTATCTTCTACGGCCAATTGAACACGGTGCCGACATTGTCGTTCATTCCGCAACCAAATTCATTGGAGGACATGGTACTTCCATCGGGGGCATTATAGTAGACGGAGGGAAATTCGACTGGAAAGCCAGCGGCAAATTTCCCGGACTGACTGAACCTGATCCAAGCTATGACGGACTTGTCTACACAGAGGCGGTGGGCCCGATTGCTTATATCACGAAAGCAAGGGTGCAACTGTTGCGGGACATGGGGGCAACGATCTCTCCGTTCAACTCATTCCTTCTGCTTCAGGGACTGGAGACTCTTCATTTACGCATGGAAAGACACAGCCGGAATGCTCTTCAGGTCGCACAGTTTTTGGAAGGGCATGAAGCGGTAGAATGGGTAAGCTACGCCGGACTGGAAAGTCATGAATCTTACAATCTCGCCCAAAAATATTTACCGAAGGGCCAGGGGGCCATCCTGACGTTTGAGATTAAAGGAGGCGTTGAAGCAGGGAAAAAGCTGATTCACTCTGTAAAACTGTTCTCCCATTTAGCCAATGTGGGAGATTCCAAGTCTCTAATTATTCACCCGGCAAGCACTACTCACCTGCAGCTTAACGCTGAAGAACAGTTGTCTGCAGGTGTTACTCCGGGAATGATCCGTTTGTCTATCGGCACGGAATTTATCGACGATATTCTATTTGATTTAAAACAGGCCATTGAAGCAAGTCAAGCCTAA
- a CDS encoding class I SAM-dependent DNA methyltransferase, producing the protein MAYGKMAAVYDRLMDDMPYAEWVSLAQEAWNHYCIHPCHIVDLGCGTGNITIPLASSGYRITGIDISEEMLAIAACKGEIAFGKSPRSLLTWSRQDMRKWTLPDQVDSVISFCDCFSYLLKEEELLETFRRCFEGLQSGGALLFDVHTIRQFEDYMEEQPFMLDDEDVSYIWSSEYDGAKGLITHNLSLFVRKEGARGEQQKEHGALPLYVKITETHRQRAYRTDWILQALRQTGFVNLLLGGDFEWGSYSEETRRLFVAAQKP; encoded by the coding sequence ATGGCTTACGGAAAAATGGCCGCTGTCTACGACCGGCTGATGGATGATATGCCCTATGCTGAATGGGTGAGCCTTGCCCAAGAGGCCTGGAACCATTACTGTATTCATCCCTGCCATATCGTCGATTTAGGGTGTGGGACGGGAAATATAACGATTCCCCTTGCTTCATCCGGTTACCGGATAACGGGTATAGATATTTCGGAGGAAATGCTCGCTATTGCGGCATGCAAAGGGGAAATTGCTTTTGGCAAAAGTCCCCGTTCCTTGCTTACATGGAGCCGGCAGGACATGAGAAAATGGACACTGCCCGATCAAGTGGATTCCGTTATTTCTTTTTGTGACTGTTTCAGCTATTTGCTGAAGGAAGAGGAACTTCTTGAGACATTCCGGCGGTGTTTTGAAGGACTGCAAAGCGGAGGGGCTCTTCTTTTTGATGTTCATACGATCCGGCAATTTGAGGATTATATGGAAGAACAGCCGTTCATGCTTGACGATGAAGACGTATCCTATATTTGGAGCTCTGAATATGATGGCGCCAAAGGCCTGATTACTCATAATTTGAGTCTTTTTGTACGGAAGGAAGGAGCAAGGGGAGAGCAGCAGAAAGAACATGGAGCTTTGCCTTTGTATGTGAAAATTACTGAGACCCACCGGCAGAGGGCTTACAGAACGGATTGGATACTGCAAGCTCTGAGGCAGACAGGATTTGTGAACCTTCTTCTGGGAGGCGATTTTGAGTGGGGATCCTATTCAGAGGAGACCCGGAGGCTGTTTGTGGCGGCCCAAAAACCGTGA
- a CDS encoding CvfB family protein produces the protein MNLHAGMIISLEIAREVSPYGYFLTNGNQDVLLHYSEITGEIKVGDQVEVFLYHDTENRLSATMKRPDILLGEVGLLEVVDRHPRFGAFLEMGLGRNLLLPVREMPDAPELRPHVGDKVFVKMDLDKQGRLIAKAATEKDLAPLCFRAPASWKNTRVQARVYKPLKMGTFVVCDGGVVGFGVIGFLPSQERIHQLRMGEEVELRVTFVREEDGRVNLSMREPKEKGRETDAEILLSYLKERPNGAMPYSDQTPADIISSRFQMSKSAFKRALGKLMNVGHVYQKENWTYLKGSPDEK, from the coding sequence ATGAATTTGCATGCAGGAATGATCATTTCTTTGGAAATAGCAAGGGAAGTATCTCCTTATGGATATTTCCTGACCAATGGCAATCAGGATGTTCTGCTGCATTACAGTGAAATTACCGGAGAAATCAAGGTTGGGGATCAGGTGGAAGTGTTTTTATACCACGATACGGAAAACCGCCTGTCTGCTACAATGAAGCGTCCGGATATCCTCCTTGGAGAAGTAGGCCTTCTGGAAGTGGTGGATCGTCACCCGAGATTCGGGGCTTTTTTGGAGATGGGACTGGGACGCAATCTGCTGCTCCCGGTACGGGAAATGCCGGATGCCCCGGAGTTGAGACCCCATGTAGGGGATAAGGTTTTTGTTAAAATGGATCTGGACAAACAGGGACGTTTGATTGCCAAAGCGGCAACGGAAAAAGATCTTGCTCCCCTCTGTTTCAGGGCTCCGGCTTCATGGAAGAATACCCGCGTTCAGGCCCGCGTGTATAAGCCGCTGAAAATGGGTACTTTTGTAGTTTGTGATGGCGGGGTAGTCGGATTTGGGGTCATTGGATTCCTTCCTTCCCAGGAACGGATTCATCAGCTAAGAATGGGGGAAGAAGTTGAACTCCGGGTTACCTTTGTCCGGGAGGAGGACGGCCGTGTAAACCTTTCCATGAGAGAACCCAAGGAAAAAGGACGCGAAACCGATGCCGAAATTTTGCTATCCTACCTGAAAGAACGCCCTAATGGAGCCATGCCCTATTCGGACCAGACTCCTGCAGATATCATAAGCAGCCGTTTTCAAATGAGCAAGTCCGCTTTTAAAAGGGCACTCGGTAAGCTGATGAACGTAGGTCACGTTTATCAAAAGGAAAATTGGACTTATCTGAAGGGTTCCCCGGATGAGAAATAG